One window from the genome of Salvia splendens isolate huo1 chromosome 9, SspV2, whole genome shotgun sequence encodes:
- the LOC121746600 gene encoding oxidation resistance protein 1-like isoform X1, protein MHVIRDKVYDKLSSLFSDSQTSNEVVDQEPEARLHAKNGKSPSSMLSFLPSASFSWNRPNEQANGVTSTGSQSFQWRSKSFSLKDKPLDRTESYDDFQKENSGHGSVRSQNPDSFGSQLENSVPDAERSTSSGSSSDTFEDVFTPHSFEKSLPSFVDESVFISPDLYEFLEASLPNIVKGCQWALLYSTARHGISLNTLIRKSADLNGPSLLITGDKKGAVFGGLFDRPLKATSKRKYQGTNQSFVFTTIYGESRLFRATGVNRYFYLCLNDLIAFGGGAKFALRLNEDLLSGTSGPCETFGNSCLAHDQEFVLKDVELWGFTHASQ, encoded by the exons ATGCACGTCATTAGAGACAAGGTTTACGATAAATTATCGAGTTTGTTTTCCGATTCGCAGACATCCAATGAGGTGGTAGATCAAGAACCTGAG GCCAGATTGCATGCTAAGAATGGAAAGTCGCCGTCTTCTATGCTTTCCTTTCTCCCCTCAGCCAGTTTCAGCTGGAACCGACCAAATGAGCAAGCTAACGGAGTTACGTCTACTGGTTCACAGTCGTTTCAATGGAGAAGTAAAAGTTTTTCATTGAAAGATAAACCCTTGGACAGGACAGAAAGCTATGATgattttcaaaaagaaaatagtggACATGGCTCGGTGAGGAGCCAGAATCCTGATTCATTTGGCAGCCAATTAGAAAATTCAGTACCTGATGCTGAGAGAAGCACTAGTAGTGGCTCTAGCTCCGATACATTTGAAGATGTCTTTACGCCACATAGTTTTGAGAAGTCCTTGCCCAGCTTTGTCGATGAATCTGTGTTCATCTCTCCAGATCTATATGAGTTCCTCGAGGCATCACTCCCTAACATAGTGAAAGGTTGCCAATGGGCTCTACTGTACAG TACGGCAAGACATGGCATATCACTAAACACACTTATCCGAAAGAGTGCTGATCTGAACGGTCCAAGTTTATTG ATCACCGGAGACAAGAAGGGTGCTGTATTTGGTGGCTTATTTGATCGCCCTTTAAAGGCTACTTCAAAAAGGAAATATCAA GGAACAAATCAAAGTTTTGTTTTCACGACAATATATGGTGAATCAAGGCTATTCAGAGCAACTG GTGTGAATAGATACTTCTATTTGTGCTTGAATGATTTGATTGCTTTTGGAGGAGGTGCCAAGTTTGCTCTGCGCTTGAACGAAGATCT ATTATCTGGAACCAGTGGACCTTGTGAAACATTTGGGAACTCGTGTTTAGCTCATGATCAAGAGTTTGTATTGAAGGATGTAGAG CTGTGGGGTTTTACACATGCATCTCAATAG
- the LOC121746600 gene encoding oxidation resistance protein 1-like isoform X2: MLSFLPSASFSWNRPNEQANGVTSTGSQSFQWRSKSFSLKDKPLDRTESYDDFQKENSGHGSVRSQNPDSFGSQLENSVPDAERSTSSGSSSDTFEDVFTPHSFEKSLPSFVDESVFISPDLYEFLEASLPNIVKGCQWALLYSTARHGISLNTLIRKSADLNGPSLLITGDKKGAVFGGLFDRPLKATSKRKYQGTNQSFVFTTIYGESRLFRATGVNRYFYLCLNDLIAFGGGAKFALRLNEDLLSGTSGPCETFGNSCLAHDQEFVLKDVELWGFTHASQ, translated from the exons ATGCTTTCCTTTCTCCCCTCAGCCAGTTTCAGCTGGAACCGACCAAATGAGCAAGCTAACGGAGTTACGTCTACTGGTTCACAGTCGTTTCAATGGAGAAGTAAAAGTTTTTCATTGAAAGATAAACCCTTGGACAGGACAGAAAGCTATGATgattttcaaaaagaaaatagtggACATGGCTCGGTGAGGAGCCAGAATCCTGATTCATTTGGCAGCCAATTAGAAAATTCAGTACCTGATGCTGAGAGAAGCACTAGTAGTGGCTCTAGCTCCGATACATTTGAAGATGTCTTTACGCCACATAGTTTTGAGAAGTCCTTGCCCAGCTTTGTCGATGAATCTGTGTTCATCTCTCCAGATCTATATGAGTTCCTCGAGGCATCACTCCCTAACATAGTGAAAGGTTGCCAATGGGCTCTACTGTACAG TACGGCAAGACATGGCATATCACTAAACACACTTATCCGAAAGAGTGCTGATCTGAACGGTCCAAGTTTATTG ATCACCGGAGACAAGAAGGGTGCTGTATTTGGTGGCTTATTTGATCGCCCTTTAAAGGCTACTTCAAAAAGGAAATATCAA GGAACAAATCAAAGTTTTGTTTTCACGACAATATATGGTGAATCAAGGCTATTCAGAGCAACTG GTGTGAATAGATACTTCTATTTGTGCTTGAATGATTTGATTGCTTTTGGAGGAGGTGCCAAGTTTGCTCTGCGCTTGAACGAAGATCT ATTATCTGGAACCAGTGGACCTTGTGAAACATTTGGGAACTCGTGTTTAGCTCATGATCAAGAGTTTGTATTGAAGGATGTAGAG CTGTGGGGTTTTACACATGCATCTCAATAG
- the LOC121746601 gene encoding ABC transporter I family member 10-like: MNATAVVRSTAAVQFPVPRAHSTGENYAAVVNSSAIECRNLSYSVRTRQGNFVPIINDCSLTIPSGQFWMLLGPNGCGKSTLLKILGGLLNPGGGYLHVNKPRSFVFQNPDHQVVMPTVEADVAFGLGKFNIDNDEITSRVAEALDAVGMYEYLKRPVQTLSGGQKQRVAVAGALAEACKVLLLDELTSFLDEDDQVGVVRAVKSCVASSKGTTALWVTHRLEELEYADGAVYMEDGRVVLQGNASTIKNFVESKQASYIKHINS, from the exons ATGAATGCCACCGCCGTGGTTCGCTCCACAGCGGCGGTGCAATTTCCAGTTCCCCGTGCTCACTCTACCGGAGAAAATTACGCCGCAGTTGTTAACAGCTCAGCAATAGAATGTCGGAATCTAAGCTACTCCGTCAGGACTCGGCAGGGAAATTTTGTCCCAATTATCAACGATTGCTCTCTCACCATCCCCTCCGGCCAGTTCTGGATGCTTCTGGGTCCCAATGGCTGCGGGAAATCTACACTTCTAAAG ATTTTGGGTGGTTTATTGAATCCAGGTGGTGGGTATTTGCATGTGAATAAGCCCAGGAGTTTTGTATTCCAGAATCCTGACCATCAG GTAGTTATGCCCACTGTGGAGGCGGATGTGGCTTTTGGCCTTGGCAAATTCAATATAGACAATGATGAGATTACATCTAGAGTGGCTGAAGCTTTGGATGCTGTAGGCATGTATGAATATTTGAAA AGACCCGTCCAGACCCTTAGTGGTGGTCAGAAGCAAAGGGTTGCTGTAGCTGGCGCTCTGGCGGAAGCATGCAAAGTATTGTTACTAGATGAACTTACATCATTCTTGGATGAAGATGATCAG GTTGGGGTTGTAAGAGCAGTTAAAAGCTGTGTGGCTAGTTCCAAAGGAACTACAGCATTATGGGTTACTCATCGTTTAGAAGAACTCGAGTATGCAGATGGTGCCGTCTACATGGAAGATGGAAGGGTTGTTTTACAAGGCAATGCTTCCACCATAAAGAATTTTGTTGAGTCTAAGCAAGCTTCTTACATTAAGCATATCAATTCTTGA